In Pontiella desulfatans, one DNA window encodes the following:
- a CDS encoding radical SAM protein, whose amino-acid sequence MPGFGFVVKYAADRLCGLMPGMKVYPRVLQFPVTSRCNSLCKSCNIPSEGSKIDMSVELLRKLVRDPLLKKTESVGINGGEPSLMRNLPELVGILLELPRIRSFTLITNGLLSDRVLEQSKAIVSQCRERGVRFSLSVSLDGVGEIHDECRGIPHGFGRTVETIDRVLAERSSYCDAFSVGCTVSKANVDHLVELDEFCRAKAYPVFYRLAVGNRRIFTDSCEMDFSVLADENALQSAQEFFYGKIIDRSNRNWREKLVYFMILEYLLSKGTVRLANCFWAWRDATIDESGKLYYCATQSESIGQLDGRNGRSLFFARDNQRYRKRLCAGHCSSCIHYAFMPTPGGLFRFALFAGRWVAFSRLYKAMRRRL is encoded by the coding sequence ATGCCGGGATTTGGTTTTGTGGTGAAATATGCGGCCGACAGGCTGTGCGGCTTGATGCCTGGGATGAAAGTCTATCCCCGGGTGTTGCAGTTTCCGGTCACCTCGCGCTGCAATTCGCTATGCAAGAGCTGCAATATTCCTTCCGAAGGTAGCAAGATCGATATGTCGGTCGAGCTGCTGCGGAAACTGGTTCGCGACCCGCTCCTGAAAAAAACCGAATCCGTCGGGATCAACGGTGGAGAGCCTTCGTTGATGCGCAACCTGCCCGAACTCGTCGGCATCCTGCTGGAGCTACCCCGCATACGGTCATTTACCCTCATCACCAACGGATTGCTTTCCGACCGCGTTTTGGAGCAGTCCAAGGCGATTGTTTCACAGTGCCGCGAACGCGGCGTCCGGTTTTCCTTGTCGGTTTCCCTGGACGGTGTGGGGGAAATCCACGACGAGTGCCGTGGAATACCGCACGGCTTCGGCAGAACGGTGGAAACCATCGACCGGGTGCTGGCCGAGCGTTCATCCTATTGCGATGCCTTCAGCGTCGGGTGCACGGTTTCCAAGGCCAATGTTGACCATTTGGTCGAACTCGACGAATTTTGCCGTGCGAAGGCCTATCCGGTTTTCTATCGTCTTGCCGTCGGAAACCGCAGAATCTTCACCGATTCATGCGAAATGGATTTCAGTGTGCTCGCAGACGAGAATGCCCTCCAGTCGGCCCAGGAATTCTTCTACGGAAAAATCATCGACCGCTCGAACAGGAACTGGCGGGAAAAGCTCGTGTATTTCATGATCCTTGAATATTTGCTTTCGAAGGGAACCGTCCGGCTTGCCAATTGTTTCTGGGCATGGCGCGATGCCACCATCGACGAGTCCGGCAAACTCTACTATTGTGCAACCCAAAGCGAGAGCATCGGACAACTGGATGGGCGGAACGGCCGTTCACTCTTCTTTGCACGCGACAACCAGCGCTATCGCAAGCGGCTGTGTGCCGGGCATTGCTCCTCCTGCATCCACTACGCCTTCATGCCGACCCCCGGGGGCTTGTTTCGTTTCGCGCTGTTCGCCGGCCGGTGGGTGGCCTTTTCCCGGCTCTACAAAGCCATGCGGAGGCGCCTGTGA
- a CDS encoding sugar transferase: protein MKRFFDIVVSLSILVVFSPVFVLCALAVRFTSKGPVFYVSDRIGANNSHFNMIKFRTMRIDTPQVATHLMTDPKAFLTPVGDFLRKSSLDELPQLINVLKGEMSIVGPRPALFNQDDQISLRTEAGCHVLVPGITGWAQVNGRDDIPIVRKVELDTWYFHNRSFALDMKIILLTAWHVVWRKDVSH, encoded by the coding sequence ATGAAACGTTTTTTTGATATTGTTGTCTCGCTGTCGATTCTGGTGGTTTTTTCGCCGGTTTTCGTTCTTTGCGCCCTGGCCGTTCGGTTCACTTCGAAGGGGCCGGTGTTCTATGTCTCCGACCGGATCGGTGCGAACAACTCCCATTTCAACATGATCAAGTTCCGGACCATGCGCATCGATACGCCCCAGGTGGCCACGCATCTGATGACCGATCCCAAGGCATTCCTTACCCCGGTGGGCGATTTCCTGCGCAAAAGCAGTCTCGACGAACTGCCGCAATTGATCAATGTGCTCAAGGGCGAGATGTCGATCGTTGGGCCGCGCCCGGCGCTGTTCAACCAGGACGACCAGATTTCGTTGCGAACCGAGGCCGGTTGCCATGTGCTGGTTCCCGGCATCACCGGATGGGCGCAGGTGAATGGGCGCGACGATATCCCGATTGTTCGCAAGGTCGAGCTGGACACCTGGTATTTCCATAACCGAAGCTTTGCGCTCGACATGAAGATTATCCTTTTGACCGCTTGGCATGTTGTCTGGCGCAAGGATGTCAGCCACTAG
- a CDS encoding O-antigen ligase family protein, which yields MIAFPIAKVDEGWGRILAWVLRIALMAFPAASLLIDDYASAALVLGLIGAVFFLGKDDWKIDRSHKLLALAFSSLFIWSLIQWPFADAPLSEMAGLDNTPRFLLFLPLLLLFRKLNLGERAFMHSVVWGTIAVGLFAILFYALAKKEVEGCHNTIIFGNLALLLGGLSLLGVERFKGHAFMVALSVVAAVMGLAASFLSGARGGWVAGPFFLVVAFNYILSPSSLGRRIAICILSIVVLVAAGASVKVVRERVSLAVSRYDGYLAGEKPGSSVGMRFGMWQQVIGEFSEHPVLGHGPGTFRYETEFTDERGRTFQMEFNHPHNVFLSYLWSGGIVGLLFLLAFYIYPAAFWKRGQRGAFSSACVWVVLLGYGIFGLTEDIFARNAFITFYVMVSAWIISTEEPSCAMERQGEG from the coding sequence ATGATAGCGTTTCCCATCGCTAAGGTAGACGAAGGGTGGGGGAGGATTCTTGCATGGGTATTGCGCATCGCATTGATGGCCTTCCCCGCGGCATCGTTGCTCATCGATGACTATGCCAGTGCCGCCCTCGTGCTTGGCCTGATCGGTGCGGTCTTTTTCCTTGGCAAGGACGACTGGAAAATCGACCGTTCCCATAAGCTTCTGGCTCTCGCCTTCAGCTCCCTGTTCATCTGGTCGCTGATCCAGTGGCCGTTCGCGGATGCCCCACTCTCCGAGATGGCCGGCCTCGACAACACCCCGCGCTTCCTCCTCTTCCTTCCCTTGCTGCTCCTTTTCCGGAAACTAAACCTAGGCGAGCGTGCCTTCATGCATTCCGTAGTCTGGGGCACCATCGCCGTCGGCCTGTTTGCGATCCTCTTTTATGCGCTGGCCAAGAAAGAAGTGGAGGGGTGCCACAATACCATCATCTTCGGAAATCTCGCCCTTCTGCTCGGAGGCCTCTCCCTGCTGGGGGTCGAGCGGTTCAAGGGCCATGCTTTCATGGTTGCCCTCTCGGTGGTTGCCGCCGTGATGGGGCTCGCTGCTTCGTTTCTCTCTGGAGCGCGCGGGGGATGGGTGGCGGGGCCTTTTTTTCTTGTAGTTGCATTCAACTACATACTGTCGCCGTCGTCGTTAGGTCGAAGGATTGCAATCTGCATACTGTCCATCGTGGTTTTGGTTGCCGCTGGGGCCTCGGTGAAGGTTGTGCGCGAAAGGGTTTCCCTGGCAGTCAGTCGGTATGATGGCTACCTGGCGGGGGAAAAACCCGGGTCTTCGGTCGGTATGCGTTTTGGCATGTGGCAACAGGTGATTGGCGAATTCAGCGAACATCCGGTTCTTGGGCATGGGCCGGGAACCTTTCGCTATGAAACGGAATTCACCGACGAACGGGGGCGCACATTCCAAATGGAATTCAACCATCCACACAACGTGTTTCTTTCGTATCTTTGGAGCGGGGGGATTGTTGGCTTGTTGTTTTTGCTGGCGTTCTACATCTATCCAGCTGCTTTTTGGAAAAGAGGGCAGCGAGGCGCTTTCTCCTCTGCGTGTGTTTGGGTGGTTCTGCTGGGGTACGGGATATTCGGGCTTACGGAAGATATTTTTGCGCGGAATGCATTTATCACGTTTTACGTGATGGTGTCGGCCTGGATCATATCGACTGAAGAGCCTTCTTGCGCCATGGAACGTCAGGGAGAGGGATAG
- a CDS encoding glycosyltransferase family 4 protein, with product MKILHLTIYDIKGGASRAGYRICSALRATGVDSRMGVMRKLGSDSFVHGATGFPKSQLALLWMATTRIPLMAHPKRAPMPMYSFDSMPGFPFAWPSGFDPDIIHLHWINNGFLNTRQLEGFGKPVVWTVHDMWPMTGGCHYSGECKKFSAACGTCEQLGSTKVEDAAFRQQQRKARHYSMVNMGIVCPSKWMASCADRSLAFAGKPVHVVKNPIDTTVFVGQSKAVARSRLGLPLDKKLVLFSSMRGHVNRIKGLHLLKPALQELASRNQDVHLVVVGADKTDGQEDLPFPIHYTGYISSEEEMASYYAAADVFVAPSLQDNLPNTVMESLSCATPAVAFNIGGMPDMIAHRESGYLATPFDVGDLATGIEWCLGNNPDNCLGNVGRRFAEGCTPSVIAAKYMQIYRDMV from the coding sequence ATGAAGATTTTGCATCTGACCATCTACGATATCAAGGGGGGGGCATCGCGTGCCGGATACCGAATCTGTTCGGCATTGCGCGCCACCGGGGTCGATTCCCGCATGGGCGTCATGCGCAAGCTGGGTTCGGATTCCTTTGTGCATGGGGCAACGGGGTTCCCGAAGAGCCAGTTGGCGCTCCTTTGGATGGCGACCACACGCATTCCGCTCATGGCCCATCCCAAGCGGGCGCCGATGCCGATGTATTCCTTCGATTCCATGCCGGGCTTCCCGTTTGCATGGCCATCGGGGTTCGATCCCGACATCATCCATCTCCACTGGATTAACAACGGGTTCCTGAACACCCGCCAGCTGGAGGGGTTCGGGAAACCGGTGGTCTGGACGGTTCACGACATGTGGCCCATGACCGGCGGATGCCACTACAGTGGCGAATGCAAAAAGTTTTCCGCAGCCTGCGGAACCTGCGAACAACTGGGCTCGACGAAGGTGGAGGATGCGGCCTTCCGTCAGCAGCAGCGCAAGGCCAGGCATTATTCCATGGTTAATATGGGCATTGTATGCCCCTCCAAGTGGATGGCCAGTTGCGCAGACCGAAGTTTGGCATTCGCGGGAAAACCTGTCCATGTGGTGAAGAACCCGATCGATACAACGGTCTTCGTGGGGCAAAGCAAGGCGGTTGCAAGGTCGAGGCTTGGGTTGCCACTGGATAAAAAACTGGTTCTGTTCAGTTCCATGCGGGGGCATGTCAACCGAATCAAGGGTTTGCATTTGCTCAAACCCGCCCTGCAGGAACTCGCCTCCCGGAACCAGGATGTCCATCTGGTGGTGGTGGGGGCCGACAAAACCGACGGGCAGGAGGACTTGCCGTTCCCGATCCACTATACGGGATATATTTCCAGCGAAGAGGAGATGGCTTCATACTATGCCGCCGCGGATGTATTTGTTGCCCCGTCGCTTCAGGACAACCTGCCCAATACGGTAATGGAGTCCCTCTCGTGCGCAACCCCCGCCGTTGCTTTCAACATCGGCGGCATGCCGGACATGATTGCGCACCGGGAATCCGGCTATCTGGCAACGCCCTTCGATGTAGGGGATCTGGCCACTGGAATCGAATGGTGCCTGGGCAACAACCCGGACAATTGCCTCGGTAATGTGGGGCGCCGGTTTGCGGAGGGTTGCACTCCTTCCGTAATTGCCGCAAAGTACATGCAAATCTATAGGGACATGGTCTAG
- a CDS encoding glycosyltransferase family 2 protein — translation MEKKQDSIKPAVTACIVSFNEERNIRRCLESVKWCDEIIVVDSFSSDRTVEIAREYTDKVIQREWPGFRAQKEFARLQGGNEWSLQLDADEEISPKLKAELIEAMKCNDGSVNGYEIPRMVNYFGKWIRHGDWYPDRKLRLYRKERGRVVGGEIHEYVAVEGKVKRLRNPIFHYTYDDLTHHLQTLNRYSTISAEEMYKRNRRTYWPDILLRPFWKFVRGYVFRMGFLDGSAGLVIALLSSFGVWMKYLKLRNLQRGLILS, via the coding sequence TTGGAAAAGAAACAGGACAGCATAAAGCCTGCGGTAACGGCCTGCATCGTCTCTTTCAACGAGGAGCGCAACATCCGCCGTTGCCTCGAAAGCGTAAAATGGTGCGATGAAATCATTGTGGTCGATAGCTTCAGCTCCGATCGCACTGTGGAGATTGCCCGGGAATATACGGATAAGGTGATCCAGCGCGAATGGCCGGGCTTCCGGGCGCAAAAGGAGTTTGCCCGGTTGCAGGGGGGCAATGAATGGTCGCTTCAACTCGATGCCGACGAGGAAATTTCCCCAAAGCTCAAGGCCGAGCTGATTGAGGCCATGAAGTGCAATGATGGCTCGGTGAATGGCTACGAAATCCCGCGCATGGTCAACTATTTCGGTAAATGGATCCGGCATGGCGACTGGTATCCCGACCGCAAGCTGAGGCTCTACCGCAAGGAGCGGGGGCGGGTCGTGGGTGGCGAAATCCACGAATATGTTGCCGTCGAAGGCAAGGTGAAACGCCTGCGCAATCCCATTTTCCACTACACCTACGACGACCTGACCCATCACCTCCAGACGCTCAATCGTTATTCCACGATCTCCGCCGAAGAGATGTACAAAAGGAACCGGCGTACCTATTGGCCGGATATTCTGCTTCGTCCCTTTTGGAAATTCGTGCGTGGTTATGTGTTCCGGATGGGCTTCCTGGATGGTTCCGCCGGCCTCGTGATTGCGCTGCTCTCCTCATTCGGGGTCTGGATGAAATACCTGAAGCTGCGCAATCTCCAGCGGGGTTTGATTCTCTCATGA
- a CDS encoding NAD-dependent epimerase/dehydratase family protein has translation MAVLVTGACGWIGRAVCAFLAGKGIPVVGADLAEATGPWERFEGLDITQPLDFPAEGIDAVIHCAGYAHRPNETPEEQKMFYAVNRDGTRNMLDWCSRNGVGRFLYVGSIASYDWKAANGEPVDEDFPMLLETHYARSKYEGEQLVAGSGLDWRIVRLATVFGEGDRANFAKMAAAMKKRMFLVPGKGTARKSVLPVEVAAGLISEFALMDQVPHRLVNLALPEAPSLSEICAAYNEVCGFSAVPHVPLALLRVLGFGGDLAAKVLGRFPFTSNTLGKLTQTTEVSTTRMQACFPGMAFQPFSDCLASCKEYYISL, from the coding sequence ATGGCGGTTTTGGTGACAGGTGCATGCGGGTGGATCGGCCGGGCGGTTTGCGCGTTCCTGGCCGGGAAGGGGATTCCCGTGGTCGGTGCCGATTTGGCGGAGGCCACCGGGCCGTGGGAGCGTTTCGAAGGTCTCGACATCACCCAGCCGCTCGATTTCCCGGCCGAGGGCATCGATGCCGTGATCCATTGCGCGGGATATGCCCACCGGCCGAATGAGACTCCGGAGGAGCAAAAAATGTTCTATGCCGTCAACCGCGACGGCACCCGCAATATGCTCGATTGGTGTTCCCGCAACGGGGTCGGCCGTTTTCTTTACGTGGGGTCGATCGCTTCCTACGACTGGAAGGCGGCCAATGGCGAACCCGTGGATGAGGATTTCCCGATGTTGCTCGAAACGCACTATGCCCGTTCCAAATATGAAGGGGAGCAACTGGTGGCCGGCTCCGGTCTGGATTGGCGCATTGTCCGCCTCGCAACCGTCTTCGGCGAGGGCGACCGGGCAAACTTTGCCAAAATGGCGGCGGCCATGAAAAAAAGGATGTTCCTGGTTCCTGGAAAGGGGACGGCCCGCAAGAGCGTACTTCCCGTGGAGGTGGCCGCCGGGCTCATCTCGGAATTCGCCCTGATGGACCAGGTGCCGCACCGTTTGGTCAACCTGGCATTGCCCGAAGCCCCGTCCTTATCGGAAATCTGCGCCGCCTACAATGAGGTTTGCGGCTTCTCGGCAGTACCTCATGTTCCCCTCGCATTATTGCGGGTTTTGGGATTCGGCGGGGATCTCGCCGCCAAGGTTTTGGGCCGGTTCCCATTCACATCCAATACCCTTGGAAAACTCACCCAGACCACCGAGGTTTCAACCACCCGCATGCAGGCGTGTTTCCCGGGAATGGCATTCCAGCCCTTTTCCGACTGCCTGGCCTCTTGCAAGGAGTACTACATCTCCTTGTAG
- a CDS encoding lipopolysaccharide biosynthesis protein, which yields MFGRLKSLLGQAQNHGGEMLWIMLGQIVAALGTFAGVRVLTELMTPGEYGKVALVLSLVNLVQLSLGRAFGTASYRFLGVSQDKGELGAFGAVTLRWSAGSIAMLLVFLPLLLLLRLGLDWPVSVPLLAGGVGLTAFLLLHALGTGIENAARHRPAAAIGQMGYEWGRVLLAALLVAVVTPSAEMAVVGFMASAVLATAFHGFFIRKWLAFPEIHLFQDVRETYVGKHYAGYLLPVVAGGFLTWIFLFSVRWILMRFESLEDVAVFSAFYQIGVVPSLLGASVLNSLLAPIFYRRVSDGQDKATHARMFRVNLAVAAGILAVVVAGTLAVAIMRGWICALLLDEAYRTHAWMLPWMVVAGGLYAVGEQLLISVMSFSSTKILIPLKAVMAGLAVAVYWYAAGRFGLNGVVFALAVLGGGYALLMFFAWLGMYLKSFGLAGER from the coding sequence TTGTTCGGTCGCTTAAAGAGCCTGCTGGGGCAAGCCCAAAACCATGGCGGGGAGATGCTGTGGATCATGCTCGGGCAGATTGTGGCTGCGCTTGGAACTTTCGCCGGGGTACGGGTGCTGACCGAATTGATGACGCCCGGCGAGTACGGCAAGGTTGCACTTGTGCTGAGCCTAGTGAACCTGGTGCAACTTTCACTGGGCCGGGCATTCGGGACGGCTTCGTACCGTTTCCTCGGGGTCTCCCAAGACAAAGGGGAACTCGGCGCGTTTGGTGCCGTGACACTTCGTTGGAGTGCAGGCTCCATCGCCATGCTTCTTGTTTTCCTTCCGTTGCTTCTGTTGTTGCGTCTTGGATTGGATTGGCCTGTTTCGGTGCCCCTGCTTGCGGGCGGTGTTGGGTTAACCGCATTCCTGTTGCTCCATGCCTTGGGAACGGGCATCGAGAACGCCGCCCGCCATCGGCCCGCCGCGGCAATCGGGCAGATGGGCTACGAATGGGGGCGGGTCTTGTTGGCGGCACTGTTGGTTGCCGTTGTTACGCCATCGGCCGAGATGGCGGTGGTGGGCTTCATGGCATCCGCTGTCCTTGCAACGGCCTTCCATGGGTTCTTCATCCGGAAATGGTTGGCCTTTCCGGAAATCCATCTTTTCCAGGACGTCCGTGAAACGTATGTTGGGAAGCACTATGCCGGCTACCTGCTCCCCGTTGTGGCGGGGGGATTCCTGACCTGGATATTCCTATTCTCCGTACGCTGGATCCTGATGCGCTTCGAGTCGCTCGAGGATGTGGCGGTGTTTTCGGCGTTCTACCAGATCGGGGTGGTGCCTTCGTTGCTGGGGGCCAGCGTTCTCAATAGCCTGCTCGCGCCCATCTTCTACCGTCGGGTCTCCGATGGCCAGGACAAGGCTACCCATGCCCGAATGTTCCGGGTCAACCTTGCTGTGGCGGCGGGCATTCTCGCTGTGGTCGTTGCCGGGACGCTGGCCGTCGCCATAATGAGGGGCTGGATTTGCGCACTGCTGCTAGACGAGGCCTACCGCACCCACGCGTGGATGCTGCCATGGATGGTCGTTGCCGGAGGATTGTACGCGGTCGGAGAGCAGTTGCTGATCAGCGTCATGAGCTTTTCATCCACCAAGATCCTGATTCCGCTTAAGGCCGTCATGGCGGGGCTGGCGGTTGCGGTCTATTGGTATGCCGCTGGCCGGTTCGGTCTGAATGGGGTGGTGTTTGCGCTTGCCGTACTAGGGGGCGGTTATGCTTTGCTCATGTTCTTTGCGTGGTTGGGTATGTATTTGAAATCTTTTGGTTTGGCAGGGGAACGGTAG
- a CDS encoding glycosyltransferase family 2 protein yields MKISLVTASFNSASTIEDTFKSVGLQAFSELEYILVDGASSDATLELAGKYENLISKQVSEPDGGIYDAMNKGIRMATGDVVGLINSDDMLAAPDVLLEVAAAFEDQEVEAVYGDLVYVDAGDVSKTKRVWRSGIYSKQKLARGWYPAHPTVYLRRSVYERFGLFDLDFPLAADGEFLFRIFSKGIRARYIPKIMVRMRTGGATGQRSNLWRQNREIMRGMRKNGIHVSPLFFPAKLLNRTWQRFQGWMAR; encoded by the coding sequence ATGAAGATTAGTCTGGTCACAGCTTCGTTCAACAGCGCTTCGACTATCGAAGACACCTTTAAATCCGTGGGGTTGCAGGCGTTCAGCGAACTTGAATACATCCTCGTCGATGGCGCTTCCTCGGATGCCACCCTGGAACTTGCCGGAAAATACGAAAACCTCATATCGAAACAGGTCAGCGAGCCGGACGGGGGGATCTACGATGCCATGAACAAGGGAATCCGCATGGCTACGGGAGATGTCGTGGGGCTTATCAATTCAGACGACATGCTGGCCGCACCGGATGTCCTCCTGGAAGTTGCCGCGGCATTTGAGGATCAGGAGGTGGAGGCCGTTTACGGCGATTTGGTCTATGTCGATGCCGGCGATGTTTCGAAAACGAAGCGTGTTTGGCGGTCTGGAATATATTCAAAACAGAAGTTGGCGCGAGGGTGGTATCCTGCGCATCCGACCGTCTATCTGCGGCGTTCCGTCTATGAGCGGTTCGGACTTTTCGACCTGGACTTCCCACTCGCAGCGGACGGAGAGTTCCTTTTTCGCATCTTCTCGAAGGGAATCCGCGCCCGCTACATTCCGAAAATCATGGTACGGATGCGAACCGGCGGCGCAACGGGACAGCGTTCCAATCTATGGCGGCAAAACCGCGAAATCATGCGAGGCATGCGAAAGAACGGGATTCATGTGTCCCCCCTGTTTTTCCCGGCCAAGCTACTGAACCGGACGTGGCAGCGTTTTCAGGGCTGGATGGCAAGGTAG
- a CDS encoding polysaccharide pyruvyl transferase family protein, translating to MKICIVGWYGTETIGDRAILAGIIQLLAESFPDFEVELGSLIPFFSERMLHEDADLWAKLAGRTVKLHMFDSTSMTGLRRAVGESDLVLVGGGPLMDLRSMHVLSYAFAYARKRGKRTGVFGCGAGPLKTAEYRKVTADILSNADFAVFRDRASLDFVEEQGLCAAGTFKSAICPAAFCAMHFREEYPPVRGAERICVNLRRMPDGYLDGAPERIDEATERLVLSLAQRFPEKEVVLTPNHYFAMGNDDRVLLNGIRFRSDAGNLTVRNKPLSLEGTMRFFADSCFCVGMRFHSFLLMSIVNGRCILLNYTGENEGKTAGFIRDYDTAGFFDSRHMIQLCESASLDGISFFESSSELFGLDAGLLETARSVYRNELTGLWQ from the coding sequence GTGAAAATCTGCATCGTAGGCTGGTACGGAACCGAAACCATTGGTGACCGGGCAATCCTGGCCGGCATCATCCAACTGCTCGCCGAGTCCTTTCCGGATTTTGAAGTGGAACTGGGCAGCTTGATTCCTTTTTTTTCCGAGCGGATGCTACACGAGGACGCCGACCTATGGGCAAAGCTTGCGGGAAGGACTGTGAAGTTGCACATGTTCGATAGCACTTCGATGACCGGGCTAAGGCGGGCAGTCGGGGAATCGGATCTGGTGCTTGTTGGCGGCGGGCCGTTGATGGACCTTCGCTCCATGCACGTGCTCTCCTATGCGTTTGCCTATGCCAGGAAACGCGGCAAAAGAACCGGGGTCTTCGGGTGCGGTGCAGGCCCTCTGAAGACTGCGGAATACCGGAAGGTGACCGCCGATATCCTTTCGAATGCGGATTTCGCGGTCTTCCGGGATCGGGCTTCGCTGGATTTTGTGGAGGAGCAAGGATTGTGCGCCGCCGGAACCTTCAAATCGGCGATTTGCCCCGCCGCATTCTGTGCAATGCATTTCCGGGAAGAATATCCGCCGGTGCGGGGGGCAGAACGCATTTGCGTGAATTTGCGTCGGATGCCGGACGGCTATCTCGATGGCGCGCCCGAACGGATCGACGAAGCGACGGAGCGTTTGGTGCTGTCGCTGGCGCAGCGCTTTCCCGAAAAGGAGGTTGTGCTGACGCCAAACCACTATTTTGCCATGGGGAACGACGACCGCGTGTTATTGAACGGGATTCGCTTCAGGTCGGATGCCGGCAACCTGACCGTGCGGAACAAACCCTTGAGCCTGGAGGGAACCATGCGGTTTTTTGCGGATTCGTGTTTCTGCGTCGGCATGCGCTTCCACTCGTTCCTGTTGATGTCCATTGTCAATGGGCGCTGCATTCTTCTGAACTACACCGGTGAAAACGAAGGGAAGACGGCAGGATTCATCCGCGACTACGACACGGCGGGTTTCTTCGATTCCAGGCATATGATCCAGTTGTGCGAATCCGCCAGTCTCGACGGGATTTCATTCTTCGAATCCTCCAGTGAGTTGTTCGGGCTGGATGCCGGATTGTTGGAAACCGCCCGTTCCGTCTACCGCAACGAATTGACGGGGCTTTGGCAATGA